In a genomic window of Bradyrhizobium sp. LLZ17:
- the cobW gene encoding cobalamin biosynthesis protein CobW: MMTLAKVPVTVVTGFLGSGKTTLIQHLLANPIGKKLAVLVNEFGSQGVDGDILKSCADANCPEENIIELANGCICCTVADDFIPTMEKLLARPVRPDHILIETSGLALPKPLLKAFDWPEIRSRITVDGVIALADAEAVAAGRFAPDPIAVEAQRAADGSLDHETPLSEVFEDQIACADIVLLTKADLAGAAGLEVAKAAITAEMSRRVPMLPVTDGAIDARVILGLGAAAENDLAARPSHHDGEEEHEHDDFASVVIDLPEVRDIDALVASVQRLAREQNVLRAKGYIAVAGKPMRLLLQAVGERVRHQFDKPWGAGIRQSKLVVIGEHGDIDEVAIRAGLNI; this comes from the coding sequence ATGATGACGCTCGCAAAAGTTCCGGTCACGGTGGTCACGGGCTTTCTCGGCTCCGGCAAGACGACGCTGATCCAGCATCTCCTCGCAAACCCCATCGGCAAGAAGCTCGCCGTGCTCGTCAACGAGTTCGGCAGCCAAGGCGTCGACGGCGACATCCTTAAATCTTGCGCCGATGCCAATTGTCCGGAAGAAAACATCATCGAGCTCGCCAATGGCTGCATCTGCTGCACCGTGGCTGACGATTTCATACCGACCATGGAGAAGTTGCTGGCGCGGCCGGTCAGGCCCGATCACATTCTGATCGAGACGTCCGGGCTTGCGTTGCCGAAGCCGCTGCTCAAGGCGTTCGACTGGCCGGAGATCCGCTCGCGCATCACGGTCGACGGCGTGATCGCGCTCGCCGATGCCGAAGCCGTTGCCGCCGGCCGTTTCGCGCCGGATCCGATTGCGGTCGAAGCGCAGCGCGCGGCCGACGGAAGTCTTGACCACGAGACGCCGCTGTCGGAAGTGTTCGAGGACCAGATCGCCTGCGCGGACATCGTGCTGCTGACCAAGGCGGATCTTGCCGGCGCCGCAGGGCTCGAAGTCGCCAAGGCCGCGATCACCGCCGAGATGTCGCGCCGCGTGCCGATGCTGCCAGTCACCGATGGCGCGATCGACGCGCGCGTCATCCTCGGTCTCGGCGCTGCGGCCGAGAATGATCTCGCCGCACGCCCCTCGCATCATGACGGAGAGGAAGAGCACGAGCACGACGATTTTGCTTCCGTCGTGATCGATCTTCCGGAGGTGAGGGATATCGATGCGCTGGTCGCTTCGGTCCAGCGTCTCGCGCGTGAGCAGAACGTGCTGCGCGCCAAGGGCTATATCGCGGTCGCGGGCAAGCCGATGCGCCTGCTGCTGCAAGCAGTCGGCGAACGCGTGCGCCACCAATTCGACAAGCCGTGGGGCGCGGGTATCAGGCAGTCAAAACTCGTCGTGATCGGCGAGCACGGCGATATTGACGAAGTCGCGATTAGAGCGGGACTTAATATCTGA
- a CDS encoding DUF1636 family protein, whose protein sequence is MTVTLHVCITCRAGETPAEGEATPGKRLHGAILDAGVPDGVNVVPVECLSACSQGCSVALSAPGRWSYVYGRLSEVHAGDVIAGAAAYAGAPDGIVPWRSRPEIFRKQSLARIPPIVIVPEAAE, encoded by the coding sequence ATGACTGTCACACTTCACGTCTGCATCACCTGCCGCGCCGGCGAGACGCCCGCAGAGGGCGAAGCTACCCCGGGCAAGCGGCTGCACGGTGCGATCCTTGATGCCGGTGTCCCGGACGGCGTCAATGTGGTTCCCGTCGAATGCCTGTCGGCCTGCAGCCAAGGTTGTTCCGTCGCGCTCAGCGCGCCGGGCCGCTGGTCCTACGTCTATGGGCGCCTGTCGGAGGTGCATGCAGGCGATGTGATCGCAGGTGCCGCAGCCTATGCCGGGGCGCCCGACGGTATCGTGCCCTGGCGCAGTCGTCCCGAGATCTTCCGCAAGCAATCGCTTGCCCGCATTCCCCCCATCGTGATCGTGCCCGAGGCCGCAGAATGA
- the cobO gene encoding cob(I)yrinic acid a,c-diamide adenosyltransferase, translating to MTTEPDSQTAAEADARHATKMAKIKVARDKIMASKSGEKGLIIVHTGAGKGKSSSAFGMIVRCVAHGFPCAVVQFIKGAWDTGERRLLTGHFGDLCQFHAMGEGFTWETQDRARDIAAARAGWEKAKELICDPSLRMVVLDEINIALRYDYLDIAEVVNFLKTQKPPMTHVVLTGRNAKDELIEIADLVTEMTLVKHPFRSGIKAQPGVEF from the coding sequence ATGACGACTGAACCGGATAGCCAAACGGCCGCAGAAGCCGATGCCCGCCACGCGACGAAAATGGCGAAGATCAAGGTCGCCCGCGACAAGATCATGGCGTCCAAGAGCGGCGAAAAGGGCCTGATCATCGTCCACACAGGCGCCGGCAAGGGCAAGTCCTCCTCAGCCTTCGGCATGATCGTACGCTGTGTTGCCCACGGCTTCCCTTGCGCGGTCGTGCAGTTCATCAAGGGCGCCTGGGACACCGGCGAGCGGCGCCTGCTCACCGGCCATTTCGGCGACCTGTGCCAGTTCCACGCCATGGGCGAAGGTTTTACCTGGGAGACGCAGGACCGCGCCCGCGACATCGCCGCCGCACGCGCCGGCTGGGAGAAGGCCAAGGAGCTGATCTGCGATCCCAGCTTGCGCATGGTCGTGCTCGACGAGATCAACATCGCGCTGCGCTATGACTATCTCGACATCGCAGAGGTCGTCAATTTCCTTAAGACGCAAAAGCCGCCGATGACGCATGTCGTGCTGACCGGTCGCAACGCCAAGGACGAACTGATCGAGATCGCCGATCTCGTCACCGAGATGACGCTGGTCAAACATCCGTTCCGGTCCGGCATCAAGGCGCAACCCGGCGTCGAGTTCTGA
- the cobD gene encoding threonine-phosphate decarboxylase CobD, which yields MREHGGNLDQAQRRFGGRAEDWIDLSTGINRLPYPVGEVSMRAWSLLPSRSDIEALHRAAQHAYNTSAPVVAMGGAQTAIQRLPQLAPPGRARILAPTYNEYAAVLSAAGWNVAEVGELDALAGADLAIVVNPNNPDGRCYKPADLLALLPRVRRLVIDESFADAVPHGSLASEAGRPGLLILRSFGKFYGLAGLRLGFALGDASDIANLATAIGPWPVSGAAIAIGCRALADDAWAEATSARLAADSDRLDAMVQSQTWRLVGGTPLFRLYEMPDALAMQEKLATARIWPRVFTQRPRWLRLGLPGSETEWTRLGEALSR from the coding sequence ATGCGCGAGCACGGTGGAAATCTGGATCAGGCCCAGCGGCGTTTTGGCGGCCGCGCGGAGGACTGGATTGATCTGTCGACCGGGATCAACCGGCTGCCATATCCAGTCGGCGAAGTGAGCATGCGCGCGTGGAGCCTGCTGCCTTCGAGGTCCGATATCGAGGCCCTGCATCGGGCCGCGCAGCACGCCTATAACACGAGCGCGCCGGTTGTCGCGATGGGCGGCGCGCAGACCGCCATTCAACGGTTGCCGCAACTTGCGCCGCCCGGCCGGGCGCGCATCCTCGCGCCGACTTACAATGAATATGCCGCGGTGCTATCGGCTGCCGGCTGGAATGTCGCAGAGGTCGGCGAGCTCGATGCGCTGGCAGGTGCGGACCTCGCCATCGTCGTCAATCCCAACAATCCCGATGGTCGGTGTTATAAACCAGCCGATCTGCTCGCGCTGCTGCCGCGCGTGCGAAGACTCGTGATCGACGAAAGCTTTGCCGACGCGGTTCCGCATGGGTCGCTCGCTTCGGAAGCGGGGCGGCCCGGGCTGCTGATCCTGCGCTCATTCGGAAAGTTTTACGGGCTTGCGGGCCTGCGTCTCGGCTTCGCGCTTGGCGACGCGTCCGACATCGCCAATCTCGCCACGGCGATCGGCCCTTGGCCGGTCTCTGGAGCGGCGATCGCGATCGGCTGCCGCGCCTTGGCTGACGATGCTTGGGCCGAGGCAACGTCAGCGCGGCTTGCAGCGGATAGCGACAGGCTCGATGCCATGGTGCAATCGCAAACCTGGAGGCTCGTCGGCGGCACGCCATTGTTTCGTCTCTATGAGATGCCCGACGCGCTCGCCATGCAGGAAAAATTGGCGACCGCCCGGATTTGGCCCCGCGTCTTCACGCAGCGGCCGAGATGGTTGCGCCTTGGACTTCCCGGCAGCGAGACGGAATGGACGCGTCTCGGCGAGGCGCTTTCACGTTAA
- the cbiB gene encoding adenosylcobinamide-phosphate synthase CbiB yields MGFAGAMAVAMAVDALLGWPSWLFARIGHPVTWLGRLIAAVDSAWNRSSDPPALRRAAGTAGALAVIALAAALGWALQSLLISGWMRLVLVGMLAWPLVALRSLHDHVAAVAIPLLAGDIAAAREAVSRIVGRDPAALDQAGIARAAIESLAENASDGIVAPVLWGALFGLPGILGYKAINTLDSMIGHRTERHEAFGWAAARIDDVANFIPARLTGFLFVLLAPRRSKALSCMTRDARRHRSPNAGWPEAAMAGALGVRLSGPRIYHGSITSEPWLNEAARDPLAADIVHGLTIYRRAMVLLAGVLAILAFA; encoded by the coding sequence GTGGGTTTTGCGGGTGCGATGGCGGTGGCGATGGCGGTGGATGCCCTTCTGGGCTGGCCGTCATGGCTGTTCGCGCGGATCGGCCATCCCGTGACCTGGCTCGGGCGGCTGATTGCGGCCGTCGATTCCGCCTGGAATAGGTCCTCCGATCCGCCTGCGCTTCGCCGTGCCGCCGGTACCGCCGGAGCACTTGCCGTGATTGCACTCGCCGCCGCGCTCGGCTGGGCGCTTCAATCGTTGCTGATCTCGGGCTGGATGCGGCTCGTGCTGGTGGGCATGCTCGCCTGGCCGCTGGTCGCTTTGCGCTCGTTGCACGATCATGTCGCAGCGGTCGCAATACCCTTGCTGGCCGGTGATATCGCCGCTGCGCGAGAGGCTGTCTCGCGCATCGTCGGCCGCGATCCGGCCGCGCTCGACCAAGCCGGTATCGCGCGCGCGGCGATCGAGAGCCTGGCGGAAAACGCCTCGGACGGCATCGTGGCGCCGGTGCTCTGGGGTGCGCTGTTCGGCCTGCCCGGCATCCTCGGCTACAAGGCGATCAACACGCTGGACTCCATGATTGGCCATCGCACTGAACGCCACGAGGCGTTCGGTTGGGCTGCTGCACGGATCGACGATGTCGCCAACTTCATTCCGGCGCGGCTGACCGGATTTCTGTTCGTGCTGCTGGCGCCGCGGCGATCCAAAGCGTTGTCGTGCATGACGCGCGATGCGCGTCGTCATCGATCCCCCAATGCCGGCTGGCCGGAAGCGGCCATGGCCGGCGCGCTCGGCGTGCGGCTCAGCGGTCCTCGGATCTATCATGGCAGTATCACGAGCGAGCCGTGGCTGAACGAAGCCGCACGCGATCCGCTCGCCGCGGACATCGTTCACGGGCTGACGATCTACCGCCGCGCCATGGTGTTGCTGGCCGGCGTGCTTGCGATCCTGGCTTTCGCGTGA
- the cobU gene encoding bifunctional adenosylcobinamide kinase/adenosylcobinamide-phosphate guanylyltransferase: protein MAVILITGGARSGKSKRAESRARAFPGQPVYVATAETLDAEMEARIATHRRRRGTDWIEREVPLDLVATLVATDGSGARLVDCLTLWLSNLMHAERDWSHEVTELAATLPRLKSPVVLVTNEVGLGIVPDNALARSFRDAAGIMNQTVAAVADEVEFVVAGLPMKLK, encoded by the coding sequence ATGGCCGTCATTTTGATCACGGGCGGAGCACGATCGGGCAAGAGCAAGCGCGCGGAAAGCCGCGCACGCGCTTTTCCCGGCCAGCCGGTTTATGTCGCGACGGCCGAGACGCTCGATGCCGAAATGGAAGCGCGCATCGCAACCCATCGGCGGCGACGTGGAACCGACTGGATCGAGCGCGAGGTGCCGCTCGATCTCGTCGCCACGCTGGTCGCAACCGACGGCAGCGGCGCAAGGCTGGTCGATTGCCTGACGCTGTGGCTCTCCAATCTGATGCACGCGGAACGCGACTGGTCCCACGAAGTGACGGAGCTCGCCGCTACCCTGCCCCGCCTCAAGAGCCCCGTCGTTCTCGTCACCAACGAGGTTGGCCTCGGCATCGTCCCCGACAATGCGCTGGCGCGCAGCTTTCGCGATGCTGCCGGGATCATGAACCAGACCGTTGCAGCTGTTGCCGACGAGGTCGAGTTCGTTGTCGCCGGCCTGCCGATGAAGCTGAAATGA
- the cobS gene encoding adenosylcobinamide-GDP ribazoletransferase, whose product MMPRAEVLKDIITDLRIATTFVAIFPVRSSKSAADGAIARATWALPVAGLLVGLAGAAAYAIASKLGLTSGPAALLALATTTLITGALHEDGLADAADGLGGGRTRERKLDIMRDSRIGSYGACALVLSFGLRWSALAAIANPWLVTLALASAHAGARAGVPAFMSLVPPARLDGLSASAGAPPGRSVAIAFGIGTLCLAIALGPGKALASLVLLSLAGLILARLAIRQIGGQTGDILGAFEQTGEILILLVAAASLHAGG is encoded by the coding sequence ATGATGCCGCGCGCCGAAGTTCTCAAAGACATCATCACCGATCTCAGGATCGCGACAACATTCGTTGCGATTTTTCCGGTCAGATCGTCGAAGTCCGCTGCTGATGGTGCGATTGCACGCGCGACCTGGGCGCTGCCCGTCGCCGGATTGTTGGTGGGGTTGGCTGGCGCTGCGGCCTACGCAATCGCGAGCAAGCTGGGATTGACGTCCGGCCCCGCCGCCCTGCTCGCGTTGGCCACGACGACGCTCATCACCGGCGCGTTGCATGAGGACGGACTTGCCGATGCCGCCGATGGGCTTGGCGGCGGACGGACGCGCGAGCGCAAGCTCGATATCATGCGCGACAGCCGGATCGGCAGCTATGGCGCCTGCGCGCTGGTTCTGTCGTTTGGCCTGCGCTGGAGCGCGCTCGCGGCGATCGCCAATCCGTGGTTGGTGACGCTGGCGCTCGCATCCGCGCATGCCGGGGCGCGTGCGGGCGTTCCGGCCTTCATGTCGCTGGTGCCGCCGGCGCGGCTTGACGGGCTCTCCGCAAGCGCCGGAGCGCCACCGGGCCGCAGCGTCGCCATCGCGTTCGGCATCGGAACGCTCTGTCTTGCAATTGCGCTTGGGCCAGGCAAGGCGCTGGCCAGCCTCGTCCTGCTCTCGCTCGCTGGACTGATCCTCGCGCGGCTTGCCATCCGCCAGATCGGCGGGCAAACCGGCGACATCCTCGGCGCTTTCGAGCAGACCGGCGAGATCCTGATCCTGCTGGTCGCCGCAGCCAGCCTTCACGCGGGAGGATGA
- the bluB gene encoding 5,6-dimethylbenzimidazole synthase: protein MVAFDDTFRRHLRELFVWRRDVRRFRADPLPDGAIARLIETACLSPSVGLSQPWRFVTVDDAARRRAVIDDFKACNADALSCYAGERAARYAGLKLSGLEQAPGHLAVFADKASDVGHGLGRATMPETTEYSVVAAITAMWLAARAEGIGLGWVSILSPDRIHTILDVPGTWKFIAYLCIGYPEAECDQPELEKAKWEHRRGPDEFTLRR from the coding sequence ATGGTCGCGTTCGACGACACTTTCCGCCGGCACTTGCGCGAGCTGTTCGTGTGGCGCCGTGACGTGCGCCGCTTTCGCGCCGATCCGCTGCCGGATGGCGCGATCGCGCGGCTGATCGAGACGGCGTGCCTTTCGCCATCGGTCGGCCTGAGCCAGCCTTGGCGCTTCGTCACCGTCGATGATGCCGCAAGGCGCCGCGCCGTGATCGACGATTTCAAGGCCTGCAACGCCGATGCGTTGAGTTGCTATGCCGGCGAACGCGCGGCGCGCTACGCCGGTCTGAAACTGTCGGGCCTCGAACAAGCGCCTGGCCACCTCGCCGTGTTCGCCGACAAGGCGAGCGATGTCGGCCATGGCCTCGGCCGCGCGACCATGCCCGAGACAACCGAATATTCCGTGGTGGCCGCGATCACCGCGATGTGGCTCGCCGCGCGCGCCGAAGGCATCGGGCTCGGCTGGGTCTCGATCCTGAGCCCGGACCGCATCCACACCATCCTCGACGTGCCCGGCACCTGGAAATTCATCGCCTATCTCTGCATCGGCTACCCCGAGGCCGAATGCGACCAGCCCGAGCTGGAGAAGGCGAAGTGGGAACACCGGCGCGGCCCGGACGAGTTCACGCTGCGGCGCTAG
- a CDS encoding LysR substrate-binding domain-containing protein, with protein MDKVASLRAFVKVVESGSFADAGRQLRLSRSAISKYIADLEQSLGVQLLNRTTRQASPTESGQQYFERAVVILSEIEAADQAVTQAQSAPRGLLRVNAPMSFGTMRLGPVLAEFMEKYPELQLQLVLSDDLLDPVQDGFDVTLRIAELESSSLIARKIVAVARMICASPDYLARHGTPKHPQDLREHASLTYGFLLTGNQWKLTGADGDHWIQPAWSLCVNNAEVLRDVAIKGRGLALLPEFIAADALRNGKLRTVLEDYSAPPLALYAVYPPTRHLSVKVRLFIDFLVELFGREDEAVARRRSRAN; from the coding sequence TTGGATAAGGTGGCCAGCCTGCGGGCCTTCGTGAAGGTGGTCGAAAGCGGCAGTTTTGCCGATGCCGGCCGCCAGCTCCGGCTGTCGCGCTCGGCGATCAGCAAATACATCGCCGACCTCGAGCAGAGCCTGGGCGTGCAGCTCCTGAACCGAACCACGCGGCAGGCGAGCCCCACCGAGAGCGGCCAGCAATATTTCGAGCGCGCCGTCGTGATCCTTTCGGAGATCGAGGCCGCCGATCAGGCGGTGACGCAAGCCCAATCGGCGCCGCGCGGATTGTTGCGCGTCAACGCGCCGATGTCGTTCGGCACGATGCGGCTCGGGCCGGTGCTCGCCGAGTTCATGGAAAAATATCCCGAGCTTCAGCTTCAGCTCGTGCTCAGCGACGACCTGCTCGATCCCGTGCAGGACGGCTTTGACGTGACCTTGCGGATCGCGGAATTGGAGTCCTCGAGCCTGATCGCTCGCAAGATCGTGGCTGTCGCGCGGATGATCTGCGCGTCGCCGGATTATCTCGCGCGTCACGGCACGCCAAAGCATCCGCAGGATTTGCGCGAGCACGCATCGCTGACCTACGGCTTTCTGCTGACCGGCAATCAGTGGAAGCTCACCGGCGCCGACGGCGATCACTGGATCCAGCCGGCCTGGTCGCTCTGCGTCAACAATGCCGAAGTGCTGCGTGATGTCGCGATCAAGGGCAGGGGGCTGGCGTTGCTGCCGGAGTTCATCGCCGCCGACGCGTTAAGGAACGGCAAGCTGCGCACCGTGCTGGAGGATTATTCTGCCCCGCCGCTCGCGCTCTACGCGGTCTATCCGCCGACGCGGCATCTGTCGGTCAAGGTGCGGCTCTTCATCGATTTTCTCGTCGAGCTGTTTGGCCGCGAGGATGAAGCTGTTGCGCGCCGTCGCTCCCGGGCGAACTGA
- a CDS encoding ring-cleaving dioxygenase, with the protein MSGLHHVTAIAGDPIRNFGFYTSDLGLRFVKKTVNFDDPGTYHFYYGDETGRPGTILTFFPWAGAPAGRRGVGETHQTAFRVPQRSLGYWTQRFIEKGIAYEALEKRFGESVLPFTDPDGMALALVGIPGAENEPGWSNGDVPAEHAIRGFHGVTLLLDSAAKTAAVLTDVFGFKETGCEGSVIRFKAPGDLHGSVVDIYEAKGFLRGHQGGGSVHHIAFRAADDAEQGQMAERLVSHHGLHPTEQRDRNYFRSVYFREPGGVLFEIATDIPGFAVDEPVATLGRDLKLPGFLEAHRKQIEDVLPSLEESVS; encoded by the coding sequence ATGTCCGGACTGCACCATGTCACCGCGATTGCCGGCGATCCCATCAGGAATTTCGGTTTCTACACAAGCGACCTCGGCCTGCGCTTCGTCAAGAAGACCGTCAATTTCGACGACCCCGGCACCTATCATTTCTACTACGGCGATGAGACCGGCCGGCCCGGCACCATCCTGACCTTCTTCCCCTGGGCTGGAGCGCCGGCCGGACGCCGCGGCGTCGGCGAGACCCATCAGACCGCCTTCCGCGTGCCGCAGCGCTCGCTCGGCTATTGGACGCAGCGCTTCATCGAGAAGGGCATCGCTTACGAGGCGCTGGAAAAGCGCTTTGGCGAATCCGTGCTGCCGTTCACCGATCCGGACGGGATGGCGCTCGCACTGGTCGGCATCCCCGGTGCCGAGAACGAGCCGGGCTGGAGCAACGGCGACGTCCCCGCCGAGCATGCGATCCGCGGCTTCCATGGCGTGACGCTGCTGCTCGACAGCGCGGCCAAAACGGCTGCCGTCCTCACCGACGTGTTCGGTTTCAAGGAGACGGGTTGCGAGGGATCGGTGATCCGCTTCAAGGCGCCCGGCGATTTGCACGGCAGTGTCGTCGACATCTACGAGGCCAAGGGCTTTCTGCGCGGGCATCAGGGCGGCGGCTCGGTGCACCACATCGCGTTCCGCGCGGCCGACGACGCCGAGCAGGGCCAGATGGCCGAGAGGCTCGTCTCTCATCACGGCCTGCATCCGACCGAGCAGCGTGACCGCAACTACTTCCGTTCGGTCTATTTCCGCGAGCCCGGCGGCGTGCTGTTCGAGATCGCGACCGATATCCCCGGCTTCGCCGTCGACGAACCGGTCGCGACGCTGGGACGCGACCTGAAGCTGCCGGGTTTCCTCGAAGCCCATCGCAAGCAGATCGAGGACGTGCTGCCGAGCCTGGAAGAGAGCGTGTCATGA
- a CDS encoding rhodanese-like domain-containing protein — protein sequence MATTVKQMLEAAHAAVPKISSDQAADMINAGNTLVLDVRDAPEVAASGKIAGALNVSRGMLEFRADPESPYHDKNFDKNKTVILYCASGGRAALAGKLLKDMGYENVYNVGGFKDWTGAVEK from the coding sequence ATGGCAACGACAGTAAAGCAGATGCTTGAAGCGGCCCACGCCGCGGTTCCGAAGATCAGCTCTGATCAAGCCGCCGATATGATCAACGCGGGCAACACTCTGGTTTTGGACGTTCGAGATGCACCTGAAGTGGCCGCCAGCGGCAAGATCGCGGGCGCACTGAATGTGTCACGCGGAATGCTGGAATTTCGAGCGGACCCAGAGTCTCCTTACCATGACAAGAATTTTGATAAGAACAAAACGGTGATCCTTTATTGCGCTTCTGGCGGACGCGCGGCACTCGCGGGTAAGTTGCTTAAGGATATGGGTTACGAAAATGTCTACAACGTAGGAGGGTTCAAAGACTGGACCGGAGCCGTCGAGAAATAG
- a CDS encoding ABC transporter substrate-binding protein produces MKTYTFKLRKGIKFHNGEPFDSAAVKFSFERNAVATSTNKDKSLFQSFESIATPDADTVVITLKNAEPNFPFLLGQASASIVEPKSAPTNVTQPVGTGPYQLGAWAKGSSITLNKWADYRNASAIKLSKVTIRFISDPAAQAAALLSGDVDAFPRIATRVVAQFKADPRFTVLIGGSKAKTIVAINHRKKPLDDVRVRRAILAAIDRKAIIEGAVEGFWYADRQLLHAGIARLCRYHRHQPYDPEKAKKLLAEAGITAPIELSLKLPPPPYARQGGEIVAAELAKVGIIAKIENVEWAQWLSQVFAPNGPHNFDLTIVSHVEPFDLVKITEPDYYLGYNNAAFNALYKQIVATPDDTARAKLLGDAQRMLATDAVSAYLFQPQWPTVISKKLKGVWKEVPQFENDFSAWSWE; encoded by the coding sequence TTGAAGACCTACACCTTCAAGCTGCGCAAGGGCATCAAATTCCACAATGGCGAGCCGTTCGATTCCGCCGCGGTGAAGTTCTCGTTCGAGCGCAATGCCGTCGCCACCAGCACCAACAAGGACAAGAGCCTGTTCCAGAGCTTCGAGTCCATTGCCACGCCCGATGCCGACACGGTCGTGATCACCCTGAAAAACGCCGAGCCGAACTTCCCGTTCTTGTTGGGGCAGGCAAGTGCCTCGATCGTCGAGCCGAAAAGCGCGCCGACCAATGTGACGCAGCCGGTCGGGACCGGGCCTTACCAGCTTGGCGCCTGGGCCAAGGGCTCCTCGATCACGCTCAACAAATGGGCTGACTATCGCAATGCCTCGGCGATCAAGCTCTCCAAGGTGACGATCCGCTTCATCTCCGATCCGGCCGCGCAGGCGGCTGCGCTGCTGTCGGGCGACGTGGACGCGTTTCCGCGCATCGCGACCCGCGTCGTTGCCCAGTTCAAGGCCGACCCGCGCTTCACGGTGCTGATCGGCGGCTCCAAGGCCAAGACCATCGTCGCCATCAACCATCGGAAGAAGCCGCTCGACGACGTCCGCGTTCGCCGCGCCATTCTCGCTGCGATCGACCGCAAGGCGATCATCGAGGGTGCCGTCGAAGGATTCTGGTACGCCGATCGGCAGCTTCTACACGCCGGGATCGCTCGGCTATGTCGATACCACCGGCATCAACCCTACGATCCCGAGAAGGCCAAGAAGCTGCTGGCCGAGGCCGGAATCACCGCGCCGATCGAGCTGTCGCTGAAGCTGCCGCCGCCGCCCTATGCGCGGCAAGGCGGCGAGATCGTCGCGGCCGAGCTTGCCAAGGTCGGCATCATCGCCAAAATCGAGAACGTCGAATGGGCGCAATGGCTGTCGCAGGTATTCGCGCCCAACGGCCCGCATAATTTCGACCTCACCATCGTCAGCCATGTCGAGCCATTCGACCTCGTCAAGATCACCGAGCCCGACTATTACCTCGGCTACAACAACGCCGCCTTCAACGCACTGTACAAGCAGATCGTGGCGACCCCGGATGATACGGCGCGTGCCAAGCTCCTCGGCGACGCCCAGCGCATGCTGGCAACCGACGCAGTCTCCGCCTATCTATTCCAGCCGCAATGGCCCACCGTCATCAGCAAGAAGCTGAAAGGCGTCTGGAAGGAAGTCCCGCAGTTCGAGAACGATTTCTCGGCGTGGTCCTGGGAGTAG
- a CDS encoding ABC transporter ATP-binding protein: MSTGPLLDVKNLEQRYTLPRESLFRPPGQVRALNGVSVQVAAGKSLGIVGESGSGKSTFARVVMALERPTSGQVAMLGRDLNQISADELRRARRDFQMVFQDPYGSLDPRQTIARIVAEPLTVLEEADRSTFRDRVAAVLRQVGLRDADMDKYPHEFSGGQRQRIAIARALITQPKLIVADEPVSALDVSVQAQVLNLMQDLQEQFGLSYVLISHDLAVVDYLCDEVAVMYLGRIVEQGRPEDLFERSAHPYTRALLEAVPRARAGGGRRRRGAQAIASQSAAGTGCPYVARCALADQHCREAAPELRRVGEAHLAACHKAEGVMALPQAGMEG; encoded by the coding sequence ATGAGCACCGGGCCGCTTCTCGACGTGAAGAATCTCGAGCAGCGCTATACGCTGCCGCGCGAAAGCCTGTTCCGTCCGCCGGGGCAGGTGCGCGCGCTCAACGGCGTCAGCGTGCAGGTCGCTGCCGGCAAGAGCCTTGGGATTGTCGGCGAGTCCGGCTCGGGCAAGTCGACCTTCGCGCGGGTGGTGATGGCGCTGGAGCGGCCCACATCAGGGCAGGTCGCCATGCTCGGGCGCGACCTCAACCAGATCTCCGCAGACGAGCTGCGCCGTGCGCGGCGCGATTTCCAGATGGTGTTCCAGGATCCCTATGGCTCGCTCGATCCGCGCCAGACCATCGCACGCATCGTCGCCGAACCGCTCACCGTGCTGGAGGAGGCTGACCGCAGCACGTTCCGCGACCGCGTCGCCGCGGTGCTGCGGCAGGTCGGCTTGCGCGATGCCGACATGGACAAATATCCGCACGAATTCTCCGGCGGCCAGCGCCAGCGCATCGCGATCGCGCGCGCGCTGATCACCCAGCCGAAGCTCATCGTCGCCGACGAGCCAGTCTCGGCGCTGGACGTCTCGGTGCAGGCGCAGGTCTTGAACCTGATGCAGGACCTCCAGGAGCAGTTCGGCCTGAGCTACGTCCTGATCAGCCACGACCTCGCCGTCGTCGATTATCTCTGCGACGAGGTCGCCGTGATGTATCTCGGCCGGATCGTCGAGCAGGGCCGGCCGGAGGATTTGTTCGAACGCTCCGCCCATCCCTATACCCGTGCGTTGCTGGAGGCCGTGCCGCGAGCGCGTGCCGGCGGCGGCCGGCGCCGGCGCGGAGCCCAGGCGATCGCGTCGCAATCGGCGGCCGGAACCGGATGTCCCTATGTCGCCCGTTGTGCGCTCGCCGACCAGCATTGCCGCGAGGCCGCGCCTGAGTTACGCAGGGTCGGCGAGGCCCATCTCGCCGCCTGCCACAAGGCGGAAGGCGTGATGGCGTTGCCGCAAGCGGGCATGGAAGGTTAG